The Oncorhynchus mykiss isolate Arlee chromosome 8, USDA_OmykA_1.1, whole genome shotgun sequence genome includes the window ccagaaaattatgtcatggctttagaagcttctgataggccaattgacataatttgagtcagttggaggtgtacctgtggatgtatttcaaggcctaccttcaaactcggtgcctctttgcttgacatcatgggaaaatcaaaaaaagACCTCCACAAGcttggtttatccttgggagtaatttcaaaatgcctgaaggtaccatgttcatctgtacaaatagtagtttgcaagtataaacaccatgggaccacgcagtcatcatacatctcaggaaggagacgcgttctgtctcgtagagatgaatgtactttggtgcgaaaagtgataATCAATCCAAGAataacagtaaaggaccttgtgaagatgctggaggaaacaggtacaaaagtatctatatccacagtaaaacgagtctaatatcgacataacctgaaaagccgctcagcaaggaagaagccactgctcaaaaaccgccacaaaaaagccagactacggtttgcaactgttcatggggacaaagatcatactttttggagaaatgtcccctggtctgattaaacaaaaatagaactgtttggccataatgaccatcgttatgtttggaggaaaaaggggaggcttgcaagtcgaagaacaccatcccaaccgtgaagcacagaggtGGTAGcgccatgttgtgggggtgctttgctgcaggagggactggtgcacttcccaaaatagatggccacatgagggaggaaaataatgtggatatattgaagcaacatctcaagacatcagttaaagcttggtcgcaaatgggtctaccaaatggacaatgaccccaagcatacttctaaagttgtggcaaaaaggtttaaggacaacaaagtcaatgtattggagtggccatcacaaagtcctgacctcaatcccatagaaaatgtgtgggcagaactgaaaaagcgtgtgcgagcaaggaggcctacaaacctgactcagttagaccagctctgtcaggaggaaatgggcaaaaattcacccaacttaaagtgggaagcttgtggaaggtgacctgaaatgtttgacccaagttaaacaatttaaaaggcaaagctaccaaatactaattgagtgtatgcaaacatctgacccactgggaatgtgatgaaagaaataaaagcttaaataaataaagtggtgatcctaactgacctaagacatggaatttttactctgattaaatgtcaggaattttgaaaaactgagtttaaatttgtttggctacggtgtatgtaacttccaacttcaactgtacatttttgaCAACAGGCCCCTTATCTTTTTATTTTGTGACCATGGACCACATAATCAGGACTTCATAAAAACTCAGGCATTATCCCACGTCTGCTAAGTGAGTGAGGTCTACTGTATCTATattttacagtggcttgcgaaagtattcaccccccttggcatttttcctattttgttgccttacaacctggaatgaatttttttttgggggggggggggttgtatcatttgatttacacaacatgcctaccaccttGAAGATGCAATTTTTTGTGTgtgaaacaaataagaaataaaaacagaaaacttgagcgtgcataactattcaccccccccaaagtcaatatttTGTAGAGCTACCTTTCGCAGCAATTAGAgctacaagtctcttggggtatgtctctaaaagcttggcacatctagccactgggatttttttcccatacttcaaggcaaaactgctccaacttcttcaaattggatgggttccgctggtgtacagcaatatttaagtcataccacagattctcaattagattgaggtctgggctttgactaggtcattccaagatatttaaaccactcgagtgttgctttagcagtatgcttagggtcattgtcctgctggaaggtttacctccgtcccagtctcaaatctctggaagaatgaaacaggtttccctcaagaatttccctgtatttagcgccatccatcattccttcaattgtTTAAtttaccccattttctccccaatttcgtggtatccaactgttagtagttactatcttgtctcatcgctacaactcccgtactggttcgggagagacgaaggtcgaaagccatgcgtccttccgaaacacaacccaaccaagccgcactgcttcttaatacagcacgcatccaacccggaagccagccgcaccaatgtgtcggaggaaacactgtgcatccggcgacctggttagcgtgcactgcgcccggcccgccacaggagtcgctagtgcgcgatgagacaaggatatcaataccggccaaaccctcccaaacccggacgacactaggccaattgtgcgtcgtccccacggacctcctggttgccgccggctgcgacagagccagagtctctgcgatgcagtgccctagaccactgcgccacccgagtggcttttttctggacactcttccattaagcccagctctgtggagtatacggtttaaagtggtcctatggacagatactccaatctccactgtgaaGCTTTGAAGCTCCTTCAGGGTAatatttggtctctttgttgcctctctgattaatgccctccttgcctggtctgcgAGTTTTGGTTGGCacccctctcttggcaggtttgttgtggtgccatattctttacattttttaataatagatttaatggtgctccgtgggatgttcaaagtttcagatattttttttataacccaaccctgatctgtacttctccacaactctgtccctgacctgtttggagaactccatggtcttcatggtgccctttgcttagtggtgttgcagactctggggcctttcagaacaggtttaTATATACTGAGacatgacagatcatgtgacactaaAATAAAgtacacctgtgtgcaatctaacaaatatgacttctgaaggtaattggttgcaccagatcttatttaggggcttcatagcaaagggaaggtgaatacatatgcacgcaccacttttccctattttttgttgttgaattttatgAAACAAGATATTTTATTTCACTTGACCAATTTGGACTGCTTTGTGCATGTCCATCACATGaaacccaaatacatttaaattacaggttgtaatgcaacaaaataggaaaaaagccaaggggatgaatacttttgcaaggcactgtaaatactgtatgtatttagatTGTGTAAATTCCTGTCTATATTCTGTCTACTTCATCAAGTCAAATTCTGGGTATGTGTAAATGTACTTGGCGTATAAAGTTGATTCTGATTCTGTACCTGTCCAGCGTCCAGGTAGTGTGTGACCTGCAGCACCAGGAAGAAGACCCTGAGAGACTCCTTCTGGATGGGGTTTCCCTGCCAGTTCTCCACGATGGTCCCACACAGAGTCAACAGAGGATGCACTTCCCCAAGCTTCCTCTCCATCAGCAGCAGCTTTAGACAAACACACAGGGTGACATTTCACTCTTCTTAAAACCGGCGCAATTCTATccctaaaaatatatttttcttacAAATTATTCAAGTAGGATGCCTCAAAACTTCCATTACAATAATGTCTATCCGCTAGTGACTATTAATGCAGGTAAGTAAGTAAACATTGCAAAAATAAGCATTTGTTTCATTTTTTAGGTGGCCATCAAGACATTCATTAAAAAACAGCAATGGTCTAAGTGGTTTCAGCAGAATTGAATATTGAATTTACTTAGTTGTATCATTATTCGATTTTAATTCATCGTCATGAGAGAATGTCTTGACATGATTAGTATATTTCTCAACTTACCATTCCTTTACTCAACAGAAAGAGAGCTCTGTGCAGGAAGAAAGAAAACAAGGATATCAGTAACATTACCTGACCAGACCACAACACTAGTCCTCAgggctgtaaaacaacaccttgATAAAGTACAGACATTACTAGAACTGTTACACTGTTTTACTTGTATTGTGTTCTACCATGATACACTACCTGGTGTATTCAGAGCCCACTACCCTGGTATACTCTGCCCCTACCCCCAGGAGGTCACAAGCTGACACCAGATCCTTCTCCAGTGTGTGCAGTTGCTGAAGAAAAAGAAATAAAAAGGACAAGAAAACTTTTATCCACTATTTAAGACAAGTAACTAATGACCCATATAGATGTAAATTGAGGTGAATAACAGCTAAATACATTTCTGTGAACCTCGACTTCAGAACTGATTTGAACTTTTACATTTCAGTAATTTTACAGATGGGTTATCAGGTCCGGTTGTTAGGTTGACTTACCGCCAGCTGGAAAAGCAATCTGCAGTGCCAGTAGGGAGTTTGCTGGGAGATCTGGATGGCCTTCCGCAGCAAGGGCTTTGCCGAATCAACCAGATTCTTCAAAGAAAGACCAGATCAGAGATAATCATCAGTTCATTGACTTAAATAAATAACTTTTACAACAATACTGTATAGGACACTACAAATCAGAAGTGTTTGCTAAAACAACTAACATATCCTAGTTAATCTTACTGTTTCAGAGTTCACTTACATGCAAAAGCAGCTTAATGAGGGAAAAGACAACGCAAGGATTACCGATTAGGCCTATTTTATGATGACATAACAGCCAAAGCCAAAATAATGGAGTATGATATTTTGTCTTACAAAAGGTTGACAAACAAAAATGCTGAGATAAACATGTGAACAGATAAGCAAGGCATGTTTAACACTGACATTTGATTGAATTCAGGTAATAGTGCAAGGTGAAGGTGGGCCACAGGTTGGAAATGAGAACAATACTACACTTACCTGTTGGCAGTACAGTTCTGACAGAAGACTTGCTGCCTCGAATTTGACATCTTCAAACTGAGGGATCTGGTATTACTTGTAAAGGAAATTTATTTTTCTGCATGATAACACTAGCatcaatgaagaaaaaaaacgtaCGGGGCATGGAGACAGTAAACATTTGTTCAGGTAGATGCATGcgctctctctatcacacacacacacacacacacacacacgaaaggaTACTTGTTGTGATATGAAccactatggggggggggggggggcagaatgcGAAAATTAGTTTCAATATCTGTTTAGTACATGCAATGTTGCATTGTTTGATTGATGTCCCAACAATTATTATAAGCTGACGCGCGATAATTAAATATCCTCACTGATAATCAACCACTCTCGTCCACTTTTCTGATCAACAACACACCGATAGCTTTGCCAAAGCTGCGGCCTTCCTTTTCCCTCCCCTATAAAACACATCCACGGAGTTTCTGGGGAATGCTTACCGCTTTCTCCAAGTGGCTTCGGGCGAGTTCGGTGTTCTTGGTGTGGTGGTAGAGTACCGAGCCCAGCTGGAGATGAGTTCGGGCCTCGACCCTCTGCGGCGGCTTGAACTGAAACACCGCCTGCAGACAGTGGACGCAGAGACGGATCTTCGGAGGACTTGAGGTGCGAAAATGTTCCGCAAAGCCGAGCAGAGCTAGGTACCAAGATTCCGGGGCCTCTCCGCTTGTCGCCATCTTACTGACAACAAAAACATCAACAGTCGCTATCGCACCACTGCCGTTGTTCAGCGAGTTTGCTCCAGAGCGCTAATCTAGGATCGGTTATGCTCTCTGACTTCTGATTACTATGGTTAGGTTGGGAAATTGTCAGCTGATCCTGGATCTGCGCGTAGGAGCAAGCGACCCCACGCGATTTCAATGGCAGCGATCACGGAGATCCCTTGCATCTTGGGACATGCAGTTGATTTACGTTTGCATAAACATAATACATGCATTTATTTATCATTTGTAAAAGTGATATAGCTTGCCAAAATATGTTTACCTGAGTCCAATATATGTATATTGTATGGATTATCTTTGACTTCCAGCAGTGAATAGTATTTTAACAGAACTAGAAAAAAAAGTATGCGGAACCTTTTTATTTTACGAAAGCTCAACCTAGCCGAGACGATTTATTTGAAGGACTTGCGTACATGTTTAACTATTTACAGTATAATAACGTAGCAATCAATTCCAGCaatatctttttttattttcttttttttattaatttcaaatcaatacataaagcacatgagggaacacaagcatacatagattacaaacaatagacaatcgagctagggggtacaatatcacattacaattacacaaggacccatacctacttgttaacaaaattaaggaagttacCTTTAAatttattcataaatattatcctgccaaccactatatgaagaagtttaaggaaaacatcaactcaaattgctccttttgtaatgaccacccagaaacagttgtgcatcttttttggcattgtatgcatgtaagaaaactgtggcaagacatcagtaggtttataattgaacaaTTCCAGCAATATCGGCTTCCACGCTGTGACGTTATTTGCGTAATCTCCCCAGTTGGGTTTGAGTCATAGGGCGCGTTCGAGCGGATCACTTTTGTCAAATCTTTGACCATCGTTAGTCACTCTCTTTCaaagggatccagcttttgtcaaattaacatcaGATTTGACTTTTCATAGCAGGTGAGGAGAATTTACGCATCATGTTAAGGTTAGGACATTCATTTGACAAAAGATGGATCCCTTACCCATGACACTTGCACCTACATGTCGACTGCATGAACTTTACTAAAAATAATGTGATCTAAGGTCATGACATTTTGACTGCAAGTTTCTGCAGTTGCTTCTTCACCAACTTCATCCTGCAGCCATCACCTGTGTTGTGGGAGGctctattgtcaaccaatcattatttgtattttttttttacccacaaGGAATAGTCACCAAATACACGACTGAAACAGGGGCCAGTTCATGTGTACAGTACATATATACAAATGAATGTGATTTTGgggttaaatgggtttccatcacattttcaactctgaTGAtttactgatggttttgtcataAAAACGGttgtgttaaatagcaaatgtgcctactctgggcTTGCCACGTGCGCTCTAACCAACAACAGTGTGTGTAGACTGTGCGGATAGGCtcgtctacatgatgagattattatggatacaAGTGATCATGTTTTTATTTGtcaagcattgatcatcatgccatcagaataagaccctcaatatttattggaaagcagcATCAAAATCAccccttgcactttcaccaccctgcaAAGTTCAGCATAAATTATTTAATCTGTTGCCTAATAATACAATTGCACCAAAACTTTCCGTTTCGTGGTTAGTATCTAGGTTTCCATttaattggtgacagattttcatgcaaattattaaaaaatctgcataaaaacaatgtGCACATTTTCCCAGCAGAGATGTTTTCATCATATTGACCTGTTGCAGATCAAATCCTGTAcgtgatgacatagtacacacaaaAATACATGTTGCTGTTAAATTCTCATGTACCGAAAAAAAAACCATACAAGTTAagtgggtttccatcgcattttcaactctactgatggttttctcacaaaAAATGTTTGCATTATATAGCGAGTGTgtccactctggtattggcaagTGTGCGCTAGCCAACAGCGGTATCTGcgcgctgttggctagagcgcacgtaTAGCCATGATGaaattattatggataagagcaagaatatttgtcaaacagcagtcaaaacagcatcgatcatcatgtcaccagaatcagaCCCTCAATATGTATTGGAAAAAAGCAttaagctcatcaccttgcactttcagcACCCTGTGAAGTTAGTTCATCATAactttatttcatctgtagcttaataaactgcatgctttcccaacAAGTCGTGGTGGGAAAAGCATCAAGCTCACCTTGCACGTTCACCACTCTGTTAAATTCTTCATtaattatttaatctgtagcctaataaactgcatggtttgcCTAGTCGTAGTGGGATGATCACACAACATAtggtgtcattctgcccctgaacaaggcagttaacccactgttcctaagccctcattgtaaataacaatgtgttcttaactgacttgcctagttaaataaaggttacattttaaataaatttaaaaatccaagtttacttcaatataATGGTTATTGTATCAATACTTGCTCATAAAGGTGCTTCTGCCGCCattcattttaccgacacaaaaaagatcccaccatgtcaaacgaaGGAATCacaagaggttggtggcaccttaatcggggaggatgggctcgtggtaatggctagaGCAAAGTAGGGTGGCATGGTTTCAAACATATAGAAACCACATTTTTGACTCCgttcaaggcagcagctactcttcctgaggtccaaaCACATTGACATTTATATTACACATAAAACAAAACATGACTctatctatgtagtactgtgtgcttcccatagtctgttctggacagacTATGTCTGTTCTACCCCCACCACACACGACATTTATTTAGTCGGTTACCTTACCACTCAAACGTGCCCATTATCAGCAGCACAGCCACTGGGCGGTGGTAAGTGATACATGATCTGTTATTTTGTGAAGTTCCCGGTAATTCTATTCTAAGTTAACACATTAGAAACGTATGTCTAAACGTCTTCTTAAAGCATCTCGGCTATCTGAAAAATAGTTCGCTAGATACCGGTATCTATCTTTGTGTGCTGATGGCTaagttgagctagctagctaggggtGTAGCTAGCTAGTACGCGTGCTATCTTTAAGCAGGCGGTTGTTATCTGACGTTTGTGTCACCAGCAACACACAGCCCACAACAATAATCATGTTGGAGTAGACTATGTTGGGTCCTTTCTGATTTTGCAATCGTTTAATTGCATTTCAGTCTTGGTCTTCGTCTCTTCGAGTTGAGCTGAGCGTTGCAGACATGGCCTGTCGCAGGATCACACAGGAGACCTTCGATGCAGTGGTCAAGGAAAACATCGATGATTTCGACATGGACACTGCGGAGGCCTTAAGAGAAGCGGTAGAACAGTTTGAGTCTCAAGGTATACTAACGTTACATGATTTGATCTGAATCTGACATTGTAGGAGCAACGTGCACGCCTACTGTAACTCAACCGTATGATAGGCAATGTATAAGATAAACCCCCTGATCCTGAATGAATCTCCCTTCTCTGTTTTTCCTCCATATTCCCCAGGGGTTGACCTCAGCTGTATAGTGAAAACTGTGCCGACAGCAGGTGATCACCAAACAGAGGAGCATGAGGTCCTTCAGGTTGGTATGGAGTATGTTCTGCGCAgatgacaacacaacacaagtCATCACCAAGTGCATTACATTTCACAGTACAGAAAAGTACAGGATGCCACCCATCATGCCACAGCTCTGTACCGTTTCTATTTACAGGCCCTTGAATCCCTTCAAATAGCATCTGACAGTAGTATGGCTGCAGATCTGAAACGCTTCACTGAGCAGTGTTCTCTCGGCTTCGCCCAGAGGCACCTGGCTGCCCAGAAAGATGCCTATCCTACAATCATCTCCTGCTGTAGAACGACTCTGGATGAACAGGAGGCTCTGCTGGCCGCACTCTCTGCCCTGGCCGCTCTGACAGATGGCCAGCCAGACCTCCTTGACTCAGAGGGCAAGGATCTCCTTGTGAGCATCCTTGGCATGTACCAGACAGACCCTGCACTGATGTTAGTTGCCATCCGTACGGTCCGCCATTTCTGTTTGAAGCACGAGCAGAACAGGCAGGATTTGGTGAAGGCTGGAGTGCTGCCGTTGCTGACCGGTGCCATCAAGCGACACACTGGACGCTCCGATCTGGTCAAAGAGGCCTGTAATGCACTCCGGTACATGACCTTTGACGATGACATAAGAGTTCCTTTTGGACAGGCTCACGAACACGCCAAGATGATTGTTATGGAACACAATGGGTTGAAAGTTATTGTGGAGGCTGCTAAAGGTAATAGAAATGTCCAAAGGAAGATACTATGAAAGATAATGATATCTTTGAGTATTCAGGATGGTAGGTTCACATGTTTTATTCTTGGTGAATCACCTCTTCTGTGTTTCTTTTCTCCCTCTCAGCACACCCAGAGAATACCCCTGTCCTCAGTGTGCTGTGTGCTACTCTGTCCAGCCTGGCCGTGAGGAACGAGTTCTGTCAGGACATCTGTGACCTGGGAGGGTTAAAGTTCATGATGACCCTGCTGGCAGACAGTTATGAGTCCCAGGTAAGTTATGCTGACAAAGTGCCTCAGACCAGCCTTTTTCAAACCTCTCCTTGTGGACCCACAGCCATTCCATGTATTTGAACTATTCCACAACTAgcatacctgattcaacttgtcatcAAGTGACTGTTTTTGACAAATTATTTCATTAGTTTTCACTAGAAACCAAATAGAAGCAAGCAACGAAACGGGGAGGAGCCTGTCTGAATTTGTCAGTTAGAAACTAGTTTTCGTAGCAAAACCTTTTCCCTTGTGGAatattttgctacggtgtgcaatttttttatttgttgttattgaacatttatttaactagacaaggaagttaagaacaaatacttatttacaatgtcggcctaacccggacgacactgggtcaATTGGGAGTCACACAGGGTGGCGtacaatcacagccggatgtgatgcagcctggattcgaaccaggtactgcaatGACGCCtctgtcttagaccactgcgccactcgggagacccctaatgaatacaccccaggtgtgCTAGTTCAGGGTTAAAGCAAAATATGTAAACGTTTGGGGATCCCAGaggagagcccccccccccaaaaaaaggctACTTCAGATGACGTTTCTGTCTTTTTTTATTACATGAGATTGTTTTGACTTGTGGTTATCTGAATTGCTCACTAACTAGTTCACGTCCCTTCCAGGAGCTCACAAGGCAGGTACTCAGCGCTCTGAGGGCCATTGCAGGAAATGATGATGTTAAGGATGCTGTCACAAATGCCGGTGGAGTACAGCTCATCGTCATCGCCATGAACAGACACATGGGCAATGCTCAGGTGAGCCTTTCATTTCATGCAGTTGACTGACTTTGACAAATTATTTCACAAGTCTTTATTGTTTAAACATGTTATACATTTTTGTGGCTTTTATGTTGTGCCCATCTCTCCTGTCTAGGTGTGTGAGCAGGGCTGTGCTGCTCTCTCTGTCGTTGCTCTGCGCAAACCCAACAACTGCCAAGTCATTATGGAGGAAGGCGGTGCGTTGGCTGCTCTGCTGGCTATGAAGACCCATCCTGATGAGGTCAATGTGCAGGTAATACGAGGATACAAGAAGGAATCAGTTCCCCATGGGCACTACATAGGGCTATAACTGGTGATCAAACCTTCTTTAGcctgccatctttatgtaatactatctctctctctttctttgtctgtctctctctgtgtgtgtgttccccagaAACAGGGATGTATGCTGCTGAGGAACCTGGTGGCGCGCATGACTCACTTcaaccagcccatcctggagatgGGAGCAGAGGCCCTCATCGCCCAGGCTCTGGCGGCCCACCGGGACTGTGGCGACCTGGCAAAAGCTGCCCTCAGGGACCTTGGCTGCCAGGTAGAGCTCCGAGAGCTGTGGACGGGCAAGAAGGGCAGCCTCACCAGAGATTGACATTAAGGTCTGAAAGGCCCTCGGTCACCCACCCTGGTCTGGAGGATGTACAGGAGGTGCAtggttttgttccagcccagctaTAACAACCTTGGTTGATTTAATTTACTGCTAATTTGAACAGGACATGTGTCAATTCAAAGCCGTAATAAAAGCTCACACACTCTGCAGCTCTCCAGAACCAGGGTTGGGGACCACTACACTCAGAACACCTGAACACAGTCAATAAAACTGCTAATCCTAATAAATGGCCTCATCAAGTTTCTGATATGCCTGGGAAGCAGAGTTGTATGAAGGAGTACAGAGGGGGATAAAGCTGTTGGacttgtaatgtttttaaatgtattattatttactgtaaatatttgtGTGGTTATTAGTTGTATTTTCACTTTTACAGCCATTTTCTTTCATCAGAATTGAAGTTTTAGTTTTATTTACCAGGTCTATTATAAAGTCTTGAAGTGTACTTAATTGATTGCAAACATGCTTTCTTGCACTCCATTCTCTCTGTGTAGCTTCATTGTAATGTGGCTTTTGCCTGTACTCCCAAATTGTTTCTTTGCTGAGTTGGACATTTTAGATTTTAATGTGCATAACATGGTTTTTTCCCATCCAAACATTCCTTAACAATACTCTGCGGGTGGGTTAAATTAGAAGTGAAGTAATTCAATTAATTTAAAATAGAGTACATTTTTTCAAATATTGACTTCAGTTTGACCCCAAACTTGCAACACTTTTACTCTTAAAGTGTCAATTTTTAAGTCTACCTGTTTGTCTCCTGTTATAGTAGCAAACTGGACATTCTGATACATGCCTTTTCCTCAGAGATCAGCACAGGAACAGTGTATTAAAACCAACTGATTCAAAATGTCTGCATTTTTTTGCTGATCTAAACTAGGTTCTCTTTGCAGCTGCACAAAATGAATCTAAAACATGAAATCTGATGTGTGTCTGATTTACACTGTCCATTGACTTGAGGGTGTTCTAcctgtgtctgcatgtatttGTGTGAGcgagaggggagaaagaaaagTACTGCTCATGCAGTTCAAGTGCAATGATGAAATTGGGAGTGAATTCTAACTTCCATTT containing:
- the armc6 gene encoding armadillo repeat-containing protein 6, translating into MACRRITQETFDAVVKENIDDFDMDTAEALREAVEQFESQGVDLSCIVKTVPTAGDHQTEEHEVLQALESLQIASDSSMAADLKRFTEQCSLGFAQRHLAAQKDAYPTIISCCRTTLDEQEALLAALSALAALTDGQPDLLDSEGKDLLVSILGMYQTDPALMLVAIRTVRHFCLKHEQNRQDLVKAGVLPLLTGAIKRHTGRSDLVKEACNALRYMTFDDDIRVPFGQAHEHAKMIVMEHNGLKVIVEAAKAHPENTPVLSVLCATLSSLAVRNEFCQDICDLGGLKFMMTLLADSYESQELTRQVLSALRAIAGNDDVKDAVTNAGGVQLIVIAMNRHMGNAQVCEQGCAALSVVALRKPNNCQVIMEEGGALAALLAMKTHPDEVNVQKQGCMLLRNLVARMTHFNQPILEMGAEALIAQALAAHRDCGDLAKAALRDLGCQVELRELWTGKKGSLTRD